The following are from one region of the Brienomyrus brachyistius isolate T26 chromosome 4, BBRACH_0.4, whole genome shotgun sequence genome:
- the LOC125739983 gene encoding LOW QUALITY PROTEIN: leucine-rich repeat-containing protein 31-like (The sequence of the model RefSeq protein was modified relative to this genomic sequence to represent the inferred CDS: deleted 1 base in 1 codon), translating into MMERLDSQKSPKRSPLDLIMNQIRRKKSFSERLQKPSVSRFFRPFESEDRKESGVSEEGEDKEDVPPGTGESESLETETGSVVGWGRVRQFVQKMGRQPDSQNLSLSHCDLTATDVVELATLLPFLSSLDEMDLSWNDLIGGSLKALTFHLQHVCRLRALRLSGCRLSPQDLAALGETLEELPLLEVLDLSWNAGLGGHLQLLATQLRSGCRLKELHLVDCGLTAADVGAVGAMLSRLTGLELLDLSTNQLLGGAFGDLVPQLQDAPGLRVLRLRGCGLGTKDLEMLGGVLQFLPTLQELDLSCNRGVSGGLAHLGAQLGGLAQLCCLDVHDCCLTEEDVQVLVQALPSLSDITMLDLSSNKMLGGVTQQLFAGFPLGNVKRLNLSSCCLTEETYLALAMAVHCLPLLEALNLSWNKCVGGKLNSLLEALPTSAALLEMRLSSCGLTAEDVLQLASLANRQALSHLRQLDLSYNGGVGGAGWLPLFQSLGSLVALTELDVSLRPSDAAPASAWLSALLNATPRPPALQVAALRHWSLTPHDKNMIDIFCKDAGKSIFLDYDP; encoded by the exons ATGATGGAGAGACTAG ATTCACAGAAATCCCCGAAACGGTCCCCCCTGGATCTGATCATGAACCAGATCCGCAGGAAGAAGTCCTTCAGCGAGCGTTTACAGAAGCCGTCTGTCTCCCGGTTCTTCCGCCCCTTTGAAAGCGAGGATAGGAAGGAGTCCGGCGTCTCTGAGGAGGGAGAGGACAAGGAGGATGTGCCCCCCGGGACAG GGGAGAGCGAGTCCTTAGAGACAGAGACGGGCTCCGTGGTGGGCTGGGGGCGCGTCAGACAGTTCGTGCAGAAGATGGGGAGGCAGCCGGACAGCCAGAACCTGAGCCTGAGCCACTGTGACCTGACAGCCACCGACGTGGTGGAGCTGG CCACCCTGCTGCCCTTCCTGAGTAGCCTGGATGAGATGGACCTCTCTTGGAATGACCTGATTGGAGGGTCGCTGAAGGCGCTGACCTTTCACCTCCAGCACGTGTGCAGGCTGAGGGCGCTGAGACTGAGTGGCTGCAGGCTGAGCCCTCAGGACCTTGCTGCCCTGG GGGAGACCCTGGaagagctccccctgctggaggTACTGGATCTGTCCTGGAACGCTGGGCTGGggggccacctgcagctcctggccACTCAACTCCGCTCTGGCTGCCGGTTGAAGGAGCTCCACCTAGTGGACTGTGGGCTCACTGCGGCAGATGTGGGCGCCGTGG GTGCTATGCTATCCAGGCTTACGGGCTTGGAGCTGCTGGACCTGTCCACAAACCAGCTTTTGGGAGGGGCCTTTGGGGACTTGGTCCCCCAGCTGCAGGACGCCCCGGGCTTGCGGGTTCTGCGGCTTCGGGGGTGTGGACTGGGGACCAAGGACCTGGAGATGCTGG GTGGTGTGCTCCAGTTCCTCCCCACCCTGCAGGAGTTGGATCTGTCTTGTAACAGGGGGGTGTCTGGGGGGCTGGCCCATTTGGGGGCCCAGCTGGGGGGCCTCGCACAGCTGTGCTGCCTGGATGTGCACGATTGCTGTCTGACAGAGGAGGATGTGCAGGTTTTGG TTCAGGCACTCCCTTCCCTCTCTGACATCACCATGCTGGATTTATCCTCCAATAAGATGCTTGGGGGCGTGACCCAGCAGCTCTTTGCCGGCTTCCCATTGGGAAACGTGAAGAGGCTTAACCTAAGTAGCTGCTGTCTCACAGAGGAGACCTACCTGGCTCTCG CCATGGCAGTGCACTGTCTTCCCCTGCTGGAGGCCCTGAACCTGTCATGGAACAAGTGTGTGGGGGGGAAGCTGAACTCACTGCTGGAGGCCCTGCCCActagcgccgccctgctggagaTGAGGCTAAGCAGCTGCGGCCTGACGGCGGAGGACGTGCTGCAACTGG CATCTTTGGCAAATCGCCAGGCCCTGAGTCACCTGAGGCAGCTGGACTTGTCCTACAATGGCGGTGTGGGCGGGGCAGGATGGCTGCCTCTCTTCCAATCACTGGGGAGCCTGGTGGCGCTAACAGAGCTGGACGTCAGCCTGCGGCCCTCGGATGCCGCC CCCGCCTCTgcctggctgtctgccctgctgaATGCCACGCCACGGCCTCCCGCTCTGCAGGTGGCGGCCTTGCGCCACTGGAGCCTCACCCCCCATGACAAGAACATGATAGACATTTTTTGCAAGGATGCCGGAAAGAGCATCTTCCTTGACTATGACCCCTAG